One Euphorbia lathyris chromosome 1, ddEupLath1.1, whole genome shotgun sequence DNA segment encodes these proteins:
- the LOC136225601 gene encoding uncharacterized protein, producing the protein MSLEGSLQKLGNAGMSLEGSLQKLGNAGKTSNSLLGFGVGITYCLIEDYSYQLKIIPTNDFCSGKLWSSFSNPEVSCSLQVLFAMALMSLPTRLISSTMGKRVSQH; encoded by the exons ATGAGCTTGGAAGGCAGCCTGCAAAAGCTGGGAAATGCGG GTATGAGCTTGGAAGGCAGCCTGCAAAAGCTGGGAAATGCGG GGAAAACAAGTAATAGTTTGTTGGGTTTTGGGGTTGGGATCACTTATTGTTTAATTGAAGATTATTCCTACCAATTGAAGATTATTCCTACCAATGATTTTTGTTCAG GAAAATTGTGGTCCAGTTTTAGCAACCCTGAAGTAAGCTGCTCTCTGCAAGTATTGTTTGCAATGGCATTGATGAGCCTGCCAACCAGATTGATCTCTTCAACTATGGGCAAGAGGGTTTCGCAGCACTGA
- the LOC136225592 gene encoding uncharacterized protein, which yields MRENRIHQSYLLIASRIYFNFAETIWPSMKLPAKFSALILLFLTGAFVSTRLLHSATFTGSSAQKPFEAITSKRGQIPKKPLKNIEIPLDCAGFNLTRTCPANYPTTFAANHDRPSSTCPEYFRWIYEDLRPWARTGITRDMIERAKRTANFKLVIVNGKAYLEKYRKGFQTRDVFTVWGLLQLLRKYPGKVPDLELMFDCVDWPVVKSMDYSGPDALAPPPLFRYCGDDHTLDIVFPDWSFWGWAEVDIKPWERLLEELKEGNNKMRWMEREAYAFWKGNPTVAETRQDLMKCNVSQEQDWNARVYAQDWFKESQEGYKQSNLADQCNYRYKIYIEGSAWSVSEKYILACDSVTLLVKPHYYDFFTRSLKPIHHYWPIKDDDKCRSIKFAVDWANKHKQKAQAIGKAASEFIQEELKMDYVYDYMFHLLNEYSKLLTFKPVIPRNAVKLCSESMACTANGLVKEFMMESLVKSPAETSPCTMLPPYDPSSLNAIFRTKENVVKQVESWEKSYWDNQN from the exons ATGAGAGAAAACAGGATTCATCAGAGCTATTTACTCATCGCATCGaggatttattttaattttgcgGAGACGATCTGGCCTTCTATGAAATTACCTGCAAAATTCTCAGCTCTCATCCTTCTCTTCCTCACCGGCGCGTTCGTCTCTACGCGTCTCCTTCACTCCGCC ACTTTCACTGGCAGCTCGGCTCAGAAGCCTTTTGAAGCAATAACCTCAAAACGTGGTCAAATACCTAAAAAGCCCCTAAAGAATATAGAGATCCCACTGGACTGCGCTGGTTTCAACCTCACACGAACCTGCCCAGCAAATTACCCCACGACCTTCGCAGCGAATCATGACCGCCCATCTTCAACTTGTCCAGAGTACTTCCGTTGGATATATGAAGATTTACGACCATGGGCCCGCACAGGGATAACGAGGGACATGATCGAAAGAGCCAAAAGGACAGCGAATTTCAAGTTGGTGATAGTAAATGGCAAAGCTTATTTGGAGAAGTACAGAAAAGGCTTCCAAACGAGAGATGTTTTTACGGTGTGGGGACTCCTACAGTTGTTGAGAAAGTACCCAGGAAAAGTGCCTGATTTGGAGCTGATGTTTGATTGCGTTGACTGGCCTGTTGTAAAGTCAATGGATTACAGTGGGCCCGATGCATTAGCCCCACCTCCCTTGTTTCGTTATTGTGGAGACGATCACACGCTTGATATCGTTTTTCCGGATTGGTCTTTTTGGGGATG GGCTGAGGTAGATATAAAGCCATGGGAGCGTTTGCTAGAAGAGTTAAAAGAAGGGAACAATAAAATGAGATGGATGGAAAGGGAAGCTTATGCTTTCTGGAAAGGAAATCCAACAGTTGCAGAAACCAGACAGGACCTTATGAAATGTAATGTTTCTCAGGAACAGGACTGGAATGCTCGTGTCTATGCCCAG GACTGGTTCAAAGAATCTCAGGAAGGATACAAACAATCAAACTTAGCAGACCAGTGTAATTACAGGTATAAGATTTACATCGAAGGTTCAGCATGGTCAGTCAGTGAAAAATACATTCTGGCCTGTGATTCAGTCACTTTGCTCGTAAAACCCCATTACTACGACTTCTTTACAAGAAGTCTGAAGCCAATTCACCATTACTGGCCTATCAAAGATGACGACAAGTGCCGCTCCATTAAGTTCGCTGTTGACTGGGCCAACAAACACAAGCAAAAG GCACAGGCCATTGGAAAGGCAGCAAGTGAATTCATTCAGGAGGAATTAAAGATGGATTATGTATATGATTACATGTTCCACCTTTTAAATGAGTATTCTAAGTTGTTGACATTCAAGCCTGTTATACCTCGAAATGCTGTTAAACTGtgttcagaatccatggcttgcACAGCTAACGGATTAGTGAAGGAGTTTATGATGGAATCATTGGTAAAAAGTCCTGCCGAGACCAGTCCATGTACTATGCTTCCTCCTTATGATCCTTCATCTCTTAATGCTATTTTTAGAACAAAAGAGAATGTAGTTAAACAAGTTGAGTCATGGGAGAAGAGTTATTGGGATAATCAAAATTAG